In Paenibacillus sp. G2S3, a single window of DNA contains:
- a CDS encoding xanthine phosphoribosyltransferase: MKVLQERIRQEGLILSDTVLKVDSFLNHQVDTELALQIGQEFKKLFGHQPITKVITIEASGIQFAMATAIALGVPFVYAKKKKAVTLSEAVYSAPVHSFTRQEDYLVSVSQKYLGPDDKVLIVDDFLATGAALVGLVDIVKEAGAELLGVGCVIEKSFQEGRSLLENRGIEVHALARIASMSPGEIHFIDNESSLEKIKESAGC, translated from the coding sequence ATGAAAGTACTTCAAGAGCGCATTAGACAAGAGGGTCTTATTTTATCAGATACGGTACTGAAGGTAGATTCATTTCTGAATCATCAGGTCGATACGGAGCTAGCGCTGCAAATCGGTCAGGAGTTCAAAAAGTTGTTCGGTCATCAACCGATCACGAAAGTAATTACTATTGAAGCTAGTGGGATTCAGTTCGCCATGGCTACTGCGATTGCATTAGGTGTACCGTTTGTTTATGCGAAGAAAAAGAAAGCAGTAACGCTCTCAGAGGCTGTCTACTCAGCGCCTGTACATTCCTTTACTCGCCAAGAGGATTATCTGGTCAGTGTCTCTCAGAAATATCTTGGACCGGATGACAAAGTGCTTATTGTGGATGATTTCCTCGCTACCGGTGCTGCACTTGTGGGACTGGTTGATATCGTGAAAGAGGCGGGAGCAGAGCTCCTTGGCGTCGGTTGTGTCATTGAAAAGAGCTTCCAGGAAGGTCGGAGCCTTCTGGAGAACAGAGGCATAGAAGTCCATGCCTTGGCCCGTATTGCATCTATGTCACCAGGTGAAATTCACTTCATTGATAACGAAAGCTCATTAGAGAAAATCAAGGAGAGTGCGGGATGTTAA